The Salmo salar chromosome ssa19, Ssal_v3.1, whole genome shotgun sequence DNA window GTACGTCCCAGAATGCTCCAGCATGGGTAGGAAGTCGAGACGCTGGCGGCCCACGTTGACCAGATCCAACGACAGCTGGCGGTCTGAAGAGTAGCACAGCTGGCTGTAGGGTAGATAAAAGAGAGATAAGCAATGGAGAGGAAAAAGCGGTAGTTCCTTTACCCTCTTGGATCAGGCCTGAATACCAGGGCTTAACTGTGTTGGACAACCAAGGCTAATTAATAATTGTACTAGTAgctggctaaatggggtgtgtagcGCTGTAGCTGGTTACTGGAGCGTGTAGCGCTGTAGCTGGTTACTGGAGCGTGTAGCGCTGTAGCTGGCTAAATGGAGCGTGTAGCGCTGTAGCTGGTTACTGGAGCGTGTAGCTGGTTACTGGAGCGTGTAGCTGGTTACTGGAGCGTGTAGCGCTGTAGCTGGTTACTGGAGCGTGTAGCGCTGTAGCTGGTTAATGGAGCGTGTAGCGCTGTAGCTGGTTAATGGAGAGTGTAGCGCTGTAGCTGGTTAATGGAGCGTGTAGCGCTGTAGCTGGTTAATGGAGCGTGTAGCGCTGTAGCTGGTTAATGGAGCGTGTAGCGCTGTAGCTGGATACTGGAGCGTGTAGCGCTGTAGCTGGATACTGGAGCGTGTAGCGCTGTAGCTGGATACTGGAGCTTGTACTGCTGTAGCTGGATACTGGAGCGTGTAGCTGGTTACTGGAGCGTGTAGCGCTGTAGCTGGATACTGGAGCGTGTAGCGCTGTAGCTGGATACTGGAGCGTGTAGCGCTGTAGCTGGTTACTGGAGCGTGTAGCTGGTTACTGGAGCGTGTAGCGCTGTAGCTGGATACTGGAGCGTGTAGCTGGTTACTGGAGCGTGTAGCTGGTTACTGGAGCGTGTAGCGCTGTAGCTGGATACTGGAGCGTGTAGCTGGTTACTGGAGCGTGTAGCGCTGTAGCTGGTTACTGGAGCTTGTACTGCTGTAGCTGGTTAATGGAGCGTGTAGCGCTGTAGCTGGTTAATGGAGCTTGTACTGCTGTAGCTGGTTAATGGAGCATGTGGAAAGGGTGTGATTTAGGTAACAACTGTAGTTTGGGACagcaatcatttgtttttaattACATTTGCTGTAGGGAGTTAAGTGGTTTTCTGCTGGATCTCTTACGTAAATATAATGTAGCTTAATATTGTACTGAACAACCTTACCTTGACCAAAGTATCTGTAAAACACACTATACTTACCTTTACATTGAAAGCTTTAGGAAAAATGGCTGATTAAGTACACCATCCACAAGAGCTGTTGGTTTGAATTATTTGGAAAGGGCACTTAAGTCCAAATAAGGCCTGTAGGAGTTAGAAACGCAACAGGAAGAGAGGCATTTCTCGTCTCCAGGGATGCATTTGTGAAACGCTGAATGTCAGTTGAGATAACGGGTGGTAACGTAAATGCTTATGCTAAAAGCGTATGTGGCTTAAAAGGTGTGTAAATCGCCCTGCAAAAAAATGTAAAGGGTGAGTGAACAGCATTTAACCTCCACTACATCCCTTACCACTTCCTGTGCCAGTGTGAGGTCAAGTAAAGGACACTGGCATGGGTCAAAGGTGAAAGTTCATGCTGCTTCCATTTTTTTCACTCTGCATTTCTCATCAATCAACTTCTGGATGTTAGTGATCCACTTGATGTGGTGAAAGGTCAGCATTGTGGTTCTTGTCCTTGATCGGTCTAAAATTGGACAGTATGGCTCGTCCTAGAATGGTCCAAAGTGGACAGTGTGGTTCTTTTTCTATGATTGATCCAATGTGGACAGTATGGTCTCTTAAAGGAGTCGTTATCGCTGTGAACAGGTTGCATCTTGAGTATGTAGTGTAGACTGCGAAGGGCAGATCCCATCAATATAGGAAAACTTGCTACTAAGGGGTTTTTGAGAGCAATACTCTGTTTTCATAAGGATTCATCCACACTGAACTATTGGCTGATGCATTGGCTGTGTTTGAGGTTTGAACCATTGGTTTTAGTTATTTTAGTCCAAGTGTTAATTCTGGGTCCATTTCACTAGGCTGAGTCAAGTTTCGCTGTCAGGAATACCTTAGTCCTCACTGGGTTGGGTTTCCCCTCACTGTCATAGTACTTTGGCAGAGCTCTGTTTCCCTGGTATGAAATGGATGACAGTTCATCAATAGTCATGGTTCTAAGAGCCCCTTGGAGAAGAGACGTTCTTAGAGCTTGATGATTCTTACTGCATGAGAAGTCCACAAGTACCAGTGTCAATAGTGGTGGTACAGTTAGTGGAATATCTTCTAAGAGTCAAACCAAAAGCTTTATTTTCATGTGTTAAGTCCCAAAGTCTTCATCATGGTGGTTATCGGCAGACATTCATCAAGCACTGCTTTTCTGACTGGACATCATCCTGATCATTGCCAGACCTTCACGTTGCCTTCTGCTCTTCTCCACTCTTGCTTGTGTCTTCTAGTTGGTCACCCAAGCCTTCATTTCATGCAGAAGGTGGATTACTCTTGAAGTGATTAATGACTGTGCTTCTCTATCCAATGACTTGGAGTCTCCCTTGTCTGTTCACCTCCCTATGAGTTAAGCTGTAGCATCCAGTCTTTACTTGTAGTCATGCATCAAGCGGGGaactctggtctggtagagctcAAAGCGAGTTGTAGTATGAACCTGTAGCGTTCGGGTTGAAGGACAACTTTGGGTTGTCCTTCAGAGGTGAAATCAACTCAGTGCTGTGCTTTCAATTTCTTTAAATGAACAGTTCTGTTGAAAGGAGAGCAGGTTGAAACACACTGTGGTCAAAAAAGCCACGTAGATCAGAGGCCAGGCATCTGAGGATCTGTGGCGTAAACGTGAAGGGAATTTTGGATTGATTTTGGCctcagaaataaatgttttgtaatGCAGTGGTTACATCGAGTCCCAGTCTATTATTAAGATAACCATTTCTCAAACTCCTTTAGGCTTTGAGACTCAAAAGCATCATGGTTGATGAGGGCGAGCAATACCACGCTTGAGGTCGCTTAAAGTCTTTGGAAAGCTTCACAGTGGGAATGAGTCCATCTCGCATGAACCACTTTGGATGAAGAATGAAAATTGTcctagaaaaaaaaaaacatgcctcTAACAGATAAAGTATAAAGATCCTCTAGGAGTCTGCAGAATACTATACACAGTCAATGACGGAAAGAACATGTTGACTTACCTTTAAACATTGATCTGAATGAAAGACAAAAGTTAAAACTATTTGACTGTCTTGACTAGAGCTGGTGTTTTGGTGTATCATCTTGCAGAGCATGAGAAGGGGAATTGCGTATCTCAGTGACTAGCACTAAAACACTGTGCTTCTGAAATAAGTCCTTTCACAAGGGTCTTTCTCTGATTAGCTGGTCAAGagttcctgagtggcacagcggtctgaggcactgcatcgcagtgttagaggcatcactacagacccaggttcgatcccaggctgtatcacaactgggcATGATctggagtcccatagtgcggcacacaattggctcagcatcgtccaggttggggagggtttggccggggtaggccgtcattgcaaaataagaatttgtttttgtttttaaacggacttgcctagttaaataaaaggtaaatgaAAAAAGAGCTGATCATTCCAAGTGTTTCTCAAGGCATTGAAAACAAACATGGTGGTTCCAAATGGATGTTCCTGAAGTTCAGGGTACTTTCCCCGCCCAAATAGTCTTCAGTCAGCCCCAGACCAAGACACTGATCCGGCCATGCAGTGGCTCAGTGACTGACATCTTATCAGGCTCACCAACTCCATATGTATATTGGCAATCCTTCACTATACCAGGGAGACGCTTCTGCAGTTAGCGCAGTTTGGTTAGCACCAAGACTTTTCCATTTTGTCCAGTAAGCTGTAGAGTGAGTAGCAGAAAGGTCTTCTCCACTCCTCTTCATCCAGTCTTAACCTCCCAGAGGTCCTTCAGCACGTTACACCATGCAGGCTCCTTGCTCTGTATAATTCCCTTGTGCTTGTTAATATCATTTCAGTTGTGTCGGTTGAGATGGGTCTGATGACAGTAAATCTTTGCAAACACACAGCTGGTGTCTCTTCACATGTCAGCTGGTTGGTCTCTTGGTTGTCAGGGCTGTTCTTAGGGAAGTTGCAACCACTCCCTTTGTGAGTTGCCAATCCTGTTGGGATGTTGAATTGGATGAAAGACAGATTCCTGAAGAACTGATGAGGAAAACCTCCGCCCTGAGCAGATGAGTGTTATAAGTAGAACTACAGGTCCATTAGGTTATTCAGCTGATAGGTAGCCTTTTACTCAGAAGCTGGCCttcttctgtggcatctctgttCTCTATTATTGTGAAGCTGGTCTGACATTTTCTGCTCCTCTGGATGAGCAAGGAACACGGTTCTTAGGAGATCcagaatttgtttttaaatgcATGCTCCGAGTTGCTGTCAAGAATTGATTCCACCTTCATATAACGCATTTGAGAATGTGACGGACAATAATGTAAAATGGCCACTCTGCTGAAAGAAGGCTTTGGCAATTCTCCATGTTTATCACTGAGTGATGCCCCACACCATGAAGGATTAGTTTGACGTAGGTATATAAATTGCATCCCATCACAGTAGAATACTTGCCTTGTAGAATCCTGGCTTTGTATAATCGAGAAATCAGTTTGACGAATCTTTCCTCCTCTAGCTGTCAATATTCTCAGGGCTTCTGACTATATGTCTTCCTGCAGTCGAAAGAAAGCGCTAAAAAGAAGCATGAACTTTCACCCTTGACCCCTAAACGTTGCTGTCCGAAACACCTTACCTGTTCTGGCCCATGGTGCGCTTCATGTCCACTTTGATGGTGAGTGTCTCCTCCTTGCCGGCGCCTATGCGAGGCATTGCCTTGTCGTTCTGCTGCTGGTTCCAGTTGGGGTTGAGATCTCTAAGCTGAGGTCTCCTGGGTCCAATCCTGCCCCGTGCCGGTGGCCGGCCTCCTCGCGGCCCTGGTTCCCGGTCCTGCTCCCAGCGGGGCTCCATGTCACTCTCTTCTGCCCAGCCAGGCTCCTCCTCTCTGGGCTCCATGTCCCAGTCACCTCCCCTGGGTTGGTACCGCTGGTGCTCCGGAGGGGAGTGCTGGGAGTTGGCATCCCGGGGTTGGTACCCCTGCTGTCCCTGGAGGAGAGGCTGGGGTTGGTTCCTGGAGGGCCCCATCTGTCTCTTGCCACCCCGGGCTGGGGCCTCCCTCGCCCCACATAATGCACTGTTTCTGGCCTTGGGATCCGTGGGACTACCTCTATCCTGGAAGCCTATAGGCCTGGCTCTCCCCTGACGGTTAGGGCTTCTTTTGGACTCATGTATAGGCCCCCTCCTATCTTCATGGACAGGGCCCCTTTTGGACTCATGTATaggccccctcctctcctcatggacaggccccctcctctcctcatggacaggccccctcctctcctcatggACAGGCCCCATCCTCTCCTCATGGACAGGCCGGCCCCTGGCCTCCTCTCTAGTATTGGACCTGCTGCCTGACTTCCTGAACCGCTCCTCAGAGGCTCCGACCCGGTTGTGACGATGACTTAATCGGTCGTGGCTGTGGCTCCGGTTGCGGTCGGGGCCGCGGCCCCTGTGGTTGTagtacggttctggccctccgcTATTCATAATACCATGTTCATGCTCCACGATGAGGGTTCTAGGCCCACGGCCATCGTGGCCCCCTCCGTACCCTTCCCGGGGCCTCTCCAACGAGGGGTGGCGCTCCCTAAACTCTGTCTCCCTCCCGTACCTGTATCGACATAAAGAGCAGGTGACATGGTTCAGCACTGACAGATGACATACAATCATGCTGACTACAGCTAATAGTTAGATTGATTTGTAATGTAGCTTTTGATTTATttaggaaaaaaatgtattatatgaATAGAATTTAAGGGCCAATAGATCACAGGCTCACACAGCCTCTAGATTGCAGCGGGTAATAAAGTCTTCAACTATGTCATGTACTTAAGTGGTTCGCAGGATCACAGAGACAATAACATGTGATGCATTTTAAGCCATGCAATTAAATCTACATCTACTATCTCGTTACACCATTACAGAAGAGACATATTAGCAGGGTGAAGTTTGCACTTAGAAAAAACAGGAAGCTGGGTTCTCCTCTCCAATTTTCTTCTCAGGCTTTTGGTCATAAAACTCCAGCGGAACACTGCTCAAATTTACCCAGGATTCACCGGTTCAACAGTTTCCCTCCGGTTCCGGTCAGAGATGGTGCTCCACTCTCTTTGCATgttgtctctcttcctgtctctataGGAACCAGGAGAATCTccaccctcacccctctcccacTTCCCCCCGCCCTGAACCCTCTCCCTGAGGCTGCGGTCCCTGGACCTCCCCTGGCTCtggttcctctcttctctcctccaaccTGCAGAGGGCTCTCTCTGGTGGTGGCTAGGACTGTAGTGAGTGTGCTGCGGGGCCAGTGATGGCAGCCTCTCTCTGGGTAGCCTCTGCGGGGAGGGGGGCAGCTTTCCTTCGCATCTTTGGAATTCTTCTTTCACTCTTCCTCTGccaccccctc harbors:
- the LOC106579475 gene encoding thyroid hormone receptor-associated protein 3 gives rise to the protein MSRSRSPHYSHRGSPRRQDVRRFPWDDPDFDPQQVLADLGRLPWEENRNPGESHEDQWVRFMDEIHPDGHRRPMTRGSLRPKGHRRPISPGLHRPDQHLPPEDFRHRRTPPPPHELGYAERRRLSPHDGGGGGRGRVKEEFQRCEGKLPPSPQRLPRERLPSLAPQHTHYSPSHHQREPSAGWRREERNQSQGRSRDRSLRERVQGGGKWERGEGGDSPGSYRDRKRDNMQREWSTISDRNRRETVEPVNPGYGRETEFRERHPSLERPREGYGGGHDGRGPRTLIVEHEHGIMNSGGPEPYYNHRGRGPDRNRSHSHDRLSHRHNRVGASEERFRKSGSRSNTREEARGRPVHEERMGPVHEERRGPVHEERRGPVHEERRGPIHESKRGPVHEDRRGPIHESKRSPNRQGRARPIGFQDRGSPTDPKARNSALCGAREAPARGGKRQMGPSRNQPQPLLQGQQGYQPRDANSQHSPPEHQRYQPRGGDWDMEPREEEPGWAEESDMEPRWEQDREPGPRGGRPPARGRIGPRRPQLRDLNPNWNQQQNDKAMPRIGAGKEETLTIKVDMKRTMGQNSQLCYSSDRQLSLDLVNVGRQRLDFLPMLEHSGTYRESTMHSGTFAQEIITLVHQVKEHYFRGDSVTLTERFCGAQNGGLPEEEQEEERPTLNRRFNMSLSEPDMEPLFSKVGRMQKQQQAVSDPGDLRHDLERRRQERLEGVKVTIPGGRLSQRPLVVGSVHHEEYGSEEEEVQEEEEGFSSGWPGLPQRGGRWPGEMRRGGIVRQNMGGQRRNNRSPNLPGNHPGPMRQQNRKINGANW